In Mustela lutreola isolate mMusLut2 chromosome 1, mMusLut2.pri, whole genome shotgun sequence, one genomic interval encodes:
- the PRR33 gene encoding proline-rich protein 33, protein MLIVAGLCPQGPSGPPPPLLPKPGKDNVRLQKLLRKAARKKMTGAGPPVPLGAFRTSLSPVSEASHDQEPTAPCPTEAPPPTEASRPVAARPCSARSSVIHHVASPLQKSPLPFSLVQRRSLAAHFKATGPQLAAPAPAPSRPPSGLTQVSAPTAGVTHVSHLHIRLVPSPQARTPEPQQMAPNGGHGGQDRDTVPCPPGAQPLVPVAHIRPLPTEAASPWPEEPPAPRPPPGSEVSGPREASTQVVLPVAPTSCSWGPSPHDPAPEGPAVEPLEGLPASGPAAEAELGSGPRGASPPVPLSGPHPCPVPRVAPKPQLSGWMHLKKQLVEEAEAPLLLGPEQSPECREQAVTAPVGPASRPPASRASRMWDAVLYRMSVAKTQSGPAGSEDRAGALAGLGRLPFLCRPRFNARKLQEAATRPPPTVRPVLDLSPKPKNFNRTAAGWRLQ, encoded by the coding sequence ATGCTCATCGTGGCTGGCCTGTGCCCCCAGGGGCCCTCTGGACCCCCACCGCCCCTGCTGCCCAAGCCGGGGAAGGACAATGTGCGTCTGCAGAAGCTTCTGAGGAAAGCTGCCCGAAAGAAGATGACGGGGGCCGGGCCTCCCGTGCCACTGGGCGCTTTCCGCACCTCCCTGTCCCCCGTGAGCGAGGCCAGCCACGACCAGGAGCCCACGGCCCCGTGCCCCACGGAGGCCCCACCTCCCACAGAGGCCTCGCGCCCCGTGGCTGCCCGGCCATGCTCTGCCCGCAGCTCCGTCATCCACCACGTGGCATCACCTCTGCAGAAATCCCCGCTCCCCTTCAGCTTGGTGCAGCGCAGGAGCCTGGCCGCTCACTTCAAGGCCACAGGGCCCCAGCTTgcagccccagctccagccccctCCCGGCCCCCCAGCGGCCTCACACAGGTCTCGGCCCCCACGGCAGGGGTCACCCACGTCAGCCACTTGCACATCCGGctagtgccatccccacaggccAGGACCCCTGAGCCCCAGCAGATGGCCCCCAATGGAGGGCATGGGGGGCAGGACCGAGACACAGTCCCGTGCCCTCCCGGGGCCCAGCCCCTGGTTCCTGTGGCCCACATCCGCCCGCTGCCCACTGAGGCAGCCAGTCCCTGGCCTGAGGAGCCCCCCGCACCCAGGCCGCCCCCGGGCTCTGAGGTCTCGGGGCCCAGAGAGGCCAGCACTCAGGTTGTGCTGCCTGTTGCCCCTACCTCCTGTTCCTGGGGACCCTCGCCCCACGATCCTGCCCCCGAGGGCCCTGCTGTGGAACCCTTGGAGGGTCTCCCTGCATCGGGGCCTGCCGCTGAGGCCGAGCTGGGCTCCGGACCCCGTGGGGCCTCACCCCCCGTCCCACTGTCAGGCCCGCACCCGTGCCCTGTCCCCAGGGTGGCTCCCAAGCCCCAGCTCAGCGGCTGGATGCACCTCAAGAAGCAGCTGGTGGAGGAGGCGGAGGCACCCCTATTGCTGGGGCCGGAGCAGAGCCCGGAGTGCAGGGAGCAGGCGGTGACAGCCCCCGTGGGCCCAGCGTCCCGGCCCCCGGCCTCCCGGGCCTCCAGGATGTGGGACGCGGTGCTGTATCGTATGTCGGTGGCCAAGACCCAAAGCGGCCCGGCTGGGTCCGAGGACAGGGCTGGTGCCCTGGCTGGCCTGGGCCGCCTGCCTTTCCTGTGCAGGCCGCGGTTCAACGCCCGGAAGCTGCAGGAGGCGGCCACCCGGCCCCCTCCCACCGTCCGCCCCGTCCTGGACCTGAGCCCCAAGCCCAAGAACTTCAACCGGACGGCGGCCGGCTGGAGGCTCCAGTGA